A stretch of Campylobacter showae DNA encodes these proteins:
- the bamA gene encoding outer membrane protein assembly factor BamA — translation MKKSVFLLLLGAVLANAEQITSINFKGLVHLSPETAKEIMGLKVGDELNVDSTDRAIAKLFRQGYFDDIYIENKGGDVTVTVKEKPSIARIDIKGVVTNDKTAIDGLINIKQGNMYDELAIERAKERIRQYYESKGYFDTVIDVTKEPVAGNESSLFVTMNINRGENIIIENVNLVGAKLFDYDDVEPVVANKEREFMGWMWGRNDGKVKLFELPNDPARIQDKYYQKGYLDATVSNPYLNAYMDNYTADLTYYVTEGEQYRVSSVDIEAPEFLELDKEKILKDFRLESGDVMNSARLRQDMKKLDDIVADKGYAFVRINPKTEKNVEDKTVSIVYEVVPDEKVYIRNVQISGNDRTVDRVVRRELYLTEGNLYSRTDLQDSKDALKRTSYFDEVEIEEQRVGANQVDLLVKVKEASTGSISGGIGYGSSDGLLLNASVSDTNVFGSGMKGVISVDRSDNELSGQIGLTNPRLFDSEYSLGGTLYANDYSWNNYDEKSYGLNVVVGRKLTRNLSASLGYIIEQSRISGLSDVLKTVGYKDGKSLKSSLIPSITYNSTDDYYLPRTGIIASTSLEFAGVGGDEKFLKSRTNFNWYQGIREWVDYDLIFRFKSSFGKIWDRGWVPINERLYLGGIRNLRGFESRTVSPKVKVASGSWYETGGDTSFNSSAELSFPLIERVKMRGVLFVDYGVIRGRIANVTAPGIVDYVDGRISRYSAGAGIEWVTPMGPLQLIFAKPLKKQDGDDTSTFEFTIGQRF, via the coding sequence ATGAAAAAAAGCGTTTTTCTACTACTTTTGGGCGCAGTTTTGGCGAATGCCGAGCAGATAACTTCCATAAATTTTAAAGGTCTCGTGCATCTGTCCCCAGAAACTGCAAAGGAGATAATGGGGCTAAAAGTCGGAGACGAGCTAAATGTCGATAGCACGGATAGGGCGATCGCAAAGCTGTTTAGACAGGGCTATTTCGACGATATCTACATCGAAAACAAGGGCGGCGACGTGACCGTAACGGTAAAAGAAAAGCCTAGCATCGCTCGTATCGATATCAAAGGCGTAGTGACTAACGATAAAACCGCCATCGACGGACTAATCAACATCAAGCAAGGCAATATGTACGACGAGTTAGCCATCGAGCGCGCAAAAGAGCGCATTAGGCAGTACTACGAGTCAAAAGGCTACTTCGACACGGTCATAGACGTAACCAAAGAGCCGGTGGCGGGCAATGAAAGCAGTCTTTTTGTCACGATGAACATAAACCGCGGCGAAAATATCATAATAGAAAACGTAAATTTAGTCGGCGCGAAGCTTTTTGATTATGACGACGTAGAGCCCGTAGTAGCGAACAAAGAGCGCGAATTTATGGGCTGGATGTGGGGCAGAAACGACGGTAAGGTTAAGCTTTTCGAGCTACCAAACGATCCTGCGAGAATCCAAGATAAATACTACCAAAAAGGCTACCTAGACGCGACGGTTTCAAACCCGTATCTAAACGCCTACATGGACAACTACACGGCAGATCTCACCTACTACGTAACCGAGGGCGAGCAGTATAGAGTATCTAGCGTAGATATAGAAGCGCCTGAGTTTTTAGAGCTTGATAAAGAGAAAATTTTAAAAGACTTTAGGCTAGAAAGCGGCGACGTGATGAACTCAGCTCGCCTAAGACAAGACATGAAAAAGCTCGACGATATCGTAGCGGACAAGGGTTATGCGTTTGTAAGGATAAATCCAAAAACCGAGAAAAACGTCGAGGATAAGACGGTAAGTATTGTCTATGAGGTTGTGCCGGACGAAAAAGTATATATAAGAAACGTGCAAATTTCAGGTAACGACAGAACCGTGGATAGGGTCGTTAGGCGTGAACTATATCTCACGGAGGGAAATTTATACAGCAGAACCGACCTACAAGACAGTAAGGACGCGCTAAAGCGAACGAGTTATTTTGATGAGGTCGAGATCGAGGAGCAGCGCGTCGGAGCAAACCAAGTCGATCTACTCGTAAAAGTAAAAGAGGCCTCCACGGGCTCGATCAGCGGCGGTATTGGATACGGTAGCTCGGACGGTTTGCTACTTAACGCGAGCGTGTCTGATACGAACGTATTTGGTAGCGGCATGAAAGGCGTCATAAGCGTTGATAGGAGTGACAACGAGCTCTCCGGCCAGATAGGTTTAACCAACCCGCGCCTTTTTGACTCAGAGTACAGCCTAGGCGGCACGCTATATGCTAACGACTATAGCTGGAATAACTACGACGAGAAATCATACGGTCTAAACGTCGTCGTAGGTAGAAAACTAACTAGAAATCTAAGCGCGTCTTTGGGTTACATCATAGAGCAAAGCCGTATCAGTGGGCTTAGCGACGTGCTAAAAACCGTCGGGTACAAAGACGGCAAGAGCTTAAAAAGCTCGCTCATACCGTCTATTACATATAACAGCACGGATGATTATTACCTACCTCGCACGGGCATCATCGCAAGCACTAGCCTAGAGTTTGCAGGCGTTGGCGGCGACGAGAAATTTTTAAAGAGCAGAACGAATTTTAACTGGTATCAAGGTATCAGAGAGTGGGTGGACTACGACCTTATTTTTAGATTCAAATCAAGCTTCGGTAAAATTTGGGACCGTGGCTGGGTGCCTATCAACGAGAGACTATATCTAGGCGGCATCAGAAATCTACGCGGATTTGAGAGTAGAACTGTCTCGCCTAAAGTCAAAGTCGCCAGCGGTAGCTGGTACGAGACGGGCGGCGATACATCGTTTAACAGCTCGGCGGAACTTAGCTTCCCGCTAATAGAACGCGTAAAGATGCGCGGAGTGCTGTTTGTTGACTACGGCGTCATTCGCGGCAGAATCGCAAACGTAACTGCGCCTGGCATCGTGGATTATGTCGACGGGCGTATCAGCAGATATAGCGCGGGCGCAGGTATCGAGTGGGTAACGCCTATGGGGCCGCTACAGCTAATCTTTGCCAAACCGCTCAAAAAGCAAGACGGCGACGATACGAGTACGTTTGAATTTACGATCGGACAACGTTTCTAA
- a CDS encoding DUF3137 domain-containing protein, with product MNINEAIKATAKKQKECIRAFVKYLFLGVLFIAVLPVGGAFAAKYLLDSNPASLFFIIIYIPFFLVALMANASRAIDELRDYEAFYKNVFVRAAIHDVDLNFSYDPLAGISRKEFRRIGIYSPDEFRAEDLISGTYKGVKFSLSEAVDIPNDAKLNLGDSAALNLLSAIVFAWETMKDMQAFSGSVLVCEFYKKFSSQTIVASRTLNTKFIGEKEQMDDTLFNDEFRVFTDNKVEARYLLTPTFMRRLYELKEKFAGDMGVSAAFMDDKFTYF from the coding sequence TTGAACATAAACGAAGCCATAAAGGCAACCGCAAAAAAGCAAAAAGAGTGCATACGTGCGTTTGTAAAGTATCTGTTTTTAGGGGTTTTGTTTATAGCTGTTCTGCCCGTGGGCGGTGCATTCGCCGCAAAGTATCTCTTGGATAGCAACCCTGCTTCGCTATTTTTCATCATTATCTATATCCCGTTTTTTCTCGTCGCGTTAATGGCTAACGCAAGCCGAGCGATTGACGAGCTGAGGGATTACGAAGCGTTTTACAAAAACGTTTTCGTCCGCGCGGCTATCCATGATGTTGATCTAAATTTTAGCTATGACCCGCTTGCTGGCATCAGCCGTAAAGAATTTCGCAGGATCGGCATTTATTCGCCTGACGAGTTTCGCGCCGAAGACCTAATTAGCGGAACGTATAAGGGCGTCAAATTTAGCCTCAGCGAAGCGGTCGATATCCCAAACGACGCGAAGCTAAATTTAGGCGACTCGGCGGCGTTAAATTTACTCTCCGCGATAGTTTTTGCATGGGAGACGATGAAGGATATGCAGGCATTCAGCGGCTCGGTCTTGGTCTGCGAGTTTTACAAGAAATTTAGCAGTCAAACGATAGTCGCGAGCCGCACGCTAAATACCAAATTTATAGGTGAAAAAGAGCAGATGGACGATACTCTTTTTAACGATGAATTTAGAGTTTTTACAGACAACAAGGTCGAAGCAAGATATCTTTTGACGCCTACGTTTATGAGACGTTTGTACGAGCTAAAGGAAAAATTTGCGGGAGATATGGGAGTGAGCGCGGCGTTTATGGACGATAAATTTACCTATTTTTAA
- the ribD gene encoding bifunctional diaminohydroxyphosphoribosylaminopyrimidine deaminase/5-amino-6-(5-phosphoribosylamino)uracil reductase RibD, producing MINDEFYMSLAIKKAWEFQILTYPNPAVGCVILDSSGRLLSVAAHKKAGFLHAEPSAILLALCQKCEAFLRDFLRDYHAALGVKFENAAELENADLEPNFTYEYILQNHGDLLKGAKAYVTLEPCAHRGKTPPCAELLSRLKFAEVVIARGDENTVASGGANILKSSGISVKFDVLRREADELVEPFLAWQSGNFSFFKLALSANGVAVGTAQNKIISNLASRTHSHRLRSAAELLVIGGATVRADRPRLDTRLIEHGKNPNVMIYSREREFDASIPLFGVEGRSVRVTSDINEAFAPRLTMFEGGENALKTLDERAKWLLLYHSSEFLDAPAARLNLKLKPLFHGELDGDVYGWYKFINSFQNLITRGIL from the coding sequence ATGATAAACGACGAATTTTACATGTCTCTAGCGATAAAAAAGGCTTGGGAGTTTCAAATTTTAACCTACCCAAATCCAGCCGTCGGTTGCGTGATTTTAGATTCCAGCGGTAGGCTACTCTCGGTCGCCGCGCATAAAAAGGCGGGCTTTCTACATGCCGAGCCAAGCGCGATTCTTTTGGCGCTCTGCCAAAAGTGCGAGGCATTTTTACGCGATTTTTTGCGCGATTATCATGCGGCTTTGGGCGTCAAATTTGAAAACGCGGCCGAGCTTGAAAACGCGGACTTGGAGCCAAATTTCACGTATGAATACATCCTGCAAAATCACGGCGATCTGCTAAAAGGCGCCAAGGCCTACGTGACGCTCGAGCCCTGCGCCCACCGCGGTAAAACGCCGCCTTGCGCCGAGCTTTTAAGTCGGCTAAAATTTGCTGAGGTCGTCATCGCTAGAGGCGACGAAAATACCGTAGCAAGCGGCGGTGCGAATATCCTGAAAAGCAGCGGCATATCAGTCAAATTTGACGTGTTAAGGCGTGAGGCGGATGAGCTGGTGGAGCCTTTTCTGGCGTGGCAGAGCGGAAATTTTAGCTTTTTCAAGCTCGCCCTTAGCGCAAACGGCGTCGCAGTCGGTACCGCGCAGAACAAAATCATCTCAAATCTAGCCAGCCGCACGCACTCTCACCGCCTGCGTAGCGCGGCCGAGCTGCTAGTTATCGGCGGCGCCACCGTCCGCGCCGACCGCCCGAGGCTAGATACCAGGCTGATAGAGCACGGCAAAAATCCAAACGTGATGATCTACTCGCGCGAGCGCGAGTTTGACGCGTCTATACCGCTTTTTGGCGTGGAGGGCAGGAGCGTGCGCGTAACGAGCGATATAAACGAAGCCTTTGCGCCGCGTTTAACGATGTTTGAGGGTGGCGAAAATGCGCTAAAAACCCTAGACGAGCGCGCAAAATGGCTACTACTCTACCACTCAAGCGAGTTTTTAGACGCGCCCGCGGCGAGGCTAAATTTAAAGCTCAAGCCGCTGTTTCACGGCGAGCTTGATGGCGACGTTTACGGGTGGTATAAATTTATAAATTCGTTTCAAAATTTGATTACGCGCGGCATCTTATAA